The following are from one region of the Cytobacillus firmus genome:
- a CDS encoding DUF2087 domain-containing protein: MEFSNQFWDASLEELKQGYMEEKETYTCLLCGEKTEKGIVYPYKDRFYEAERYIRIHIETEHISVFDYLLSMDKKLTGLTDHQKSLLQLFYQGKSDKDIQKKLDMGSTSTIRHHRFALKEKERQAKTFLAIMELLKEKDEHAPAFLPVHKTATMVDERYNITEGEQEKILKKYFPEGADKPLAKFPPREKQRLIVLREIAGRLKAEHTYGEKELNQALEAIYEDYALIRRYLIDYGFLDRKPDGSEYWLKK; this comes from the coding sequence ATGGAATTTTCAAATCAATTCTGGGACGCTTCTTTAGAGGAGCTAAAACAGGGTTACATGGAAGAAAAAGAGACATACACTTGCCTGTTATGCGGGGAAAAGACGGAAAAAGGGATTGTATACCCATATAAAGATCGATTTTACGAAGCGGAGCGGTATATACGCATTCATATTGAAACGGAGCATATATCGGTTTTTGACTATCTGCTTTCGATGGATAAGAAGCTTACAGGGCTTACGGATCATCAGAAAAGTCTTCTGCAGCTTTTTTATCAGGGGAAAAGCGATAAGGATATTCAGAAGAAGCTGGACATGGGGAGTACCTCGACCATTCGCCATCACCGTTTTGCCTTAAAAGAAAAGGAACGTCAGGCGAAGACTTTCCTTGCAATCATGGAATTGCTGAAGGAAAAGGATGAGCACGCACCAGCATTCCTGCCGGTCCATAAAACAGCCACGATGGTGGATGAACGCTACAACATTACAGAGGGGGAACAGGAGAAAATCCTAAAGAAATACTTTCCCGAGGGTGCCGATAAACCCCTTGCAAAGTTTCCGCCAAGAGAGAAGCAAAGGCTTATTGTGCTGCGGGAAATTGCCGGCAGACTGAAGGCCGAACACACATATGGCGAGAAAGAGTTAAATCAGGCACTAGAGGCCATTTATGAGGACTATGCGTTGATCAGAAGGTATTTGATCGATTATGGATTTTTAGACCGAAAGCCAGATGGCAGCGAGTATTGGCTTAAAAAATAG
- a CDS encoding GIY-YIG nuclease family protein produces the protein MERKRELKQQFKETPIEAGVYQIKNTVNNKIFIGSTNNLKSLNGVRFSLETNTYMPNRELQDEWNQFGKEAFEIDILEKLKKKDDPYFNEKEALEKLEEKWLEELQPFGKKGITRKNDVWGSHTSFL, from the coding sequence ATGGAACGCAAACGAGAATTAAAGCAGCAGTTTAAAGAAACGCCCATTGAAGCTGGGGTTTATCAAATTAAAAATACAGTGAACAATAAAATCTTCATTGGAAGCACCAATAATTTAAAAAGCTTGAACGGGGTCAGATTCTCACTCGAAACAAACACCTACATGCCTAATCGGGAGCTGCAGGACGAATGGAATCAGTTTGGGAAAGAGGCTTTTGAAATTGACATTCTTGAAAAGCTGAAAAAGAAGGATGATCCGTATTTCAACGAGAAGGAAGCGCTGGAGAAGCTTGAGGAAAAGTGGCTGGAGGAGCTGCAGCCGTTTGGGAAAAAGGGTATAACACGAAAAAATGACGTGTGGGGTTCCCACACGTCATTTCTTTAG